A window of Gadus chalcogrammus isolate NIFS_2021 chromosome 16, NIFS_Gcha_1.0, whole genome shotgun sequence contains these coding sequences:
- the LOC130406026 gene encoding piggyBac transposable element-derived protein 1-like has product MPPARRKPRYTVQDVMDLVQNGESEVEIEISDTDESDEDSDEDVCKEVDKENQPPMVCPADNYVDIEPTTNKHAMHRDRYRRLKKDFISPNTDYSGLDITADDISLHTPLEYFQKFVSEDMIEALTQNTNEYSSQVHGTSVNTTAKEIEKMLGMYLKMGLVQMAGTRMYWETETRYSPVADVMPRNRFQSLLTSLYFVNNMTVSETEKKDKLWKLRLWLDSFREKCLQVVPEEHNSVDEMMIPFQYMEGVDLFDSFTAKYKFPIKSRRWYMYIFWHTIILAVVNAWLLYKRDCKALKVSSKETMNRRQFQAQLASSLILVNATLQTPKSGQPSSGKGSPATQTVTSGSPLNAQKRPSKRCAHLPLDVRKDLVAHFPRKTGRGRCRQCNKGYTNTQCRKCDVRLCFSDDRDCFWEFHHQ; this is encoded by the coding sequence atGCCACCAGCAAGGAGAAAGCCGCGATACACGGTGCAGGATGTTATGGACCTGGTCCAaaatggagagagtgaggttgAGATTGAAATCAGTGACACCGATGAGAGCGATGAAGACTCCGATGAAGATGTCTGTAAAGAAGTGGACAAAGAAAACCAACCACCCATGGTCTGTCCAGCTGATAATTACGTGGACATCGagccaacaacaaacaaacacgccaTGCACCGTGACAGGTATCGTCGGCTGAAAAAAGATTTCATCAGTCCCAACACTGATTATTCTGGTCTGGATATCACAGCAGATGACATTTCCCTCCACACACCATTGGAATACTTCCAGAAATTTGTGTCCGAAGACATGATTGAGGCTCTGACCCAAAACACGAATGAGTACAGCTCTCAGGTGCATGGAACATCTGTAAACACCACTGCAAAGGAAATTGAAAAAATGCTTGGCATGTACCTGAAGATGGGCCTGGTGCAAATGGCTGGAACCCGTATGTATTGGGAGACAGAGACGCGGTACTCCCCTGTTGCTGATGTGATGCCACGCAACAGATTCCAATCCCTGTTGACGTCATTATATTTTGTAAACAACATGACAGTATCTGAGACGGAAAAGAAAGACAAACTATGGAAACTCAGACTGTGGCTTGATTCATTCAGAGAGAAATGCCTGCAGGTGGTACCAGAAGAGCACAACTCTGTGGATGAGATGATGATTCCTTTCCAGTACATGGAAGGTGTGGATTTGTTTGACTCATTTACAGCCAAATATAAGTTCCCCATCAAATCCCGTCGGTGGTACATGTACATCTTCTGGCACACCATCATCCTCGCTGTGGTCAATGCCTGGCTGCTCTACAAGCGGGACTGTAAAGCGCTCAAGGTGTCTAGCAAAGAGACAATGAACAGGAGACAGTTTCAGGCACAGCTAGCATCCTCTCTCATCCTGGTAAACGCAACACTTCAAACTCCAAAGAGTGGACAGCCATCTTCAGGCAAAGGGAGCCCAGCAACACAGACAGTGACATCAGGAAGCCCTCTGAATGCTCAGAAGAGGCCATCCAAGAGATGTGCACACCTCCCATTGGATGTACGCAAGGACCTAGTTGCCCATTTCCCAAGGAAGACAGGGAGAGGACGCTGCAGACAGTGCAATAAAGGATACACCAACACGCAATGCAGAAAGTGTGATGTTCGCCTTTGCTTTTCAGACGACAGGGACTGTTTTTGGGAATTTCACCACCAATGA